In Phocoena phocoena chromosome 3, mPhoPho1.1, whole genome shotgun sequence, a single window of DNA contains:
- the FEM1A gene encoding protein fem-1 homolog A isoform X2 has translation MDLHTAVYNAARDGKLQLLQKLLSGRSREELEELTGEVASGGTPLLIAARYGHLDVVEYLVDRCGASVEAGGSVHFDGETIEGAPPLWAASAAGHLDVVRSLLRRGASVNRTTRTNSTPLRAACFDGHLEVVRYLVGEHQADLEVANRHGHTCLMISCYKGHREIARYLLEQGAQVNRRSAKGNTALHDCAESGSLEILQLLLGCNARMERDGYGMTPLLAASVTGHTNIVEYLIQEHCCPTSREAAVEALELLGATYVDKKRDLLGALKHWRRAMELRHQGGAYLPKPEPSQLVLAYDYSREVNTAEELEALITDPDEMRMQALLIRERILGPSHPDTSYYIRYRGAVYADSGNFERCIRLWKYALDMQQNNLEPLSPMTASSFLSFAELFSYVLQDRSAKGSLGTPVGFADLMGVLCKGVREVERALQLPKEPGDSAQFTKALAIILHLLYLLEKVECTPDQEHLKHQKVYRLLKCAPRGKNGFTPLHMAVDAETTNVGRYPVGRFPSLQVVKVLLDCGADPDSRDFDNNTPLHIAAQNNCPGIMNALIEAGAHMDATNAFKKTAYELLDEKLLAKSTIQPFNYVTLQCLAARALDKNKIPYKGFIPEELEAFIELH, from the exons ATGGACCTCCACACCGCCGTGTACAACGCCGCCCGCGACGGCAAGCTGCAGCTGCTTCAGAAGCTGCTCAGCGGCCGGAGCCGGGAGGAGCTGGAAGAGCTGACGGGCGAGGTGGCCAGCGGGGGGACGCCGCTGCTCATCGCCGCCCGTTACGGCCATTTGGACGTGGTCGAGTACCTGGTGGACCGGTGCGGCGCGAGCGTGGAGGCGGGCGGCTCGGTGCACTTCGATGGCGAGACCATCGAGGGTGCTCCGCCGCTGTGGGCCGCCTCGGCCGCCGGCCACCTGGACGTGGTGCGGAGCCTGCTGCGCCGTGGGGCCTCGGTGAACCGCACCACGCGCACCAACTCGACGCCCCTGCGCGCCGCCTGCTTCGATGGGCACCTGGAGGTGGTGCGCTACTTGGTGGGCGAGCACCAGGCCGACCTGGAGGTGGCCAACCGGCACGGTCACACGTGCCTCATGATCTCCTGTTACAAGGGTCACCGCGAGATCGCCCGCTACCTGCTAGAGCAGGGCGCCCAGGTGAACCGGCGCAGCGCCAAAGGCAACACGGCCCTGCACGACTGCGCCGAGTCCGGCAGCCTGGAGATCCTGCAGCTGCTGCTCGGGTGCAACGCCCGCATGGAGCGGGACGGCTACGGCATGACCCCGCTGCTGGCGGCCAGCGTGACGGGCCACACCAACATCGTGGAGTACCTCATCCAGGAGCA CTGCTGCCCCACCAGCCGGGAAGCCGCCGTGGAAGCCTTGGAGTTGCTGGGAGCCACCTACGTGGATAAGAAGCGAGATCTGCTCGGGGCCCTGAAACACTGGAGACGGGCCATGGAGCTTCGTCACCAGGGGGGCGCGTATCTGCCCAAACCCGAGCCCTCGCAGCTGGTCCTCGCCTATGACTATTCCAGGGAGGTGAACACCGCCGAGGAATTGGAGGCGCTTATCACCGACCCGGATGAGATGCGCATGCAGGCCTTGTTGATCCGAGAGCGCATCCTGGGTCCCTCCCACCCAGACACTTCCTACTATATTCGGTACCGGGGTGCGGTGTACGCCGACTCGGGCAACTTCGAGCGCTGCATCCGCTTGTGGAAGTATGCCCTAGACATGCAGCAGAACAACCTCGAGCCTCTGAGCCCCATGACCGCCAGCAGCTTCCTCTCCTTTGCCGAACTTTTCTCCTACGTGCTCCAGGACCGCTCGGCCAAGGGCAGCCTGGGCACGCCAGTCGGCTTTGCAGACCTCATGGGGGTGCTGTGCAAAGGAGTCCGGGAAGTGGAGCGGGCTCTACAGCTGCCCAAGGAGCCCGGCGACTCGGCCCAGTTCACCAAGGCCCTGGCCATCATCCTCCACCTGCTCTACCTGCTGGAGAAGGTGGAGTGCACGCCTGACCAGGAGCACCTGAAGCACCAGAAGGTCTACCGGCTGCTCAAGTGCGCCCCCCGCGGCAAGAACGGCTTCACCCCTCTGCACATGGCCGTGGACGCGGAGACCACGAACGTGGGCCGCTACCCGGTGGGCAGGTTCCCCTCCCTCCAGGTGGTCAAGGTGCTGCTCGACTGCGGGGCCGACCCAGACAGCCGGGACTTTGACAACAACACCCCGCTGCACATCGCGGCGCAGAACAACTGCCCGGGGATCATGAACGCCCTGATCGAGGCGGGGGCCCACATGGACGCCACCAACGCCTTCAAGAAGACAGCCTACGAGCTGCTGGACGAGAAGCTGCTAGCCAAGAGCACCATTCAGCCTTTCAACTACGTGACCCTGCAGTGCCTTGCGGCCCGCGCCCTGGACAAGAACAAGATCCCCTACAAGGGTTTCATCCCCGAGGAGCTGGAGGCTTTCATCGAGCTGCACTAA
- the FEM1A gene encoding protein fem-1 homolog A isoform X1 — translation MDLHTAVYNAARDGKLQLLQKLLSGRSREELEELTGEVASGGTPLLIAARYGHLDVVEYLVDRCGASVEAGGSVHFDGETIEGAPPLWAASAAGHLDVVRSLLRRGASVNRTTRTNSTPLRAACFDGHLEVVRYLVGEHQADLEVANRHGHTCLMISCYKGHREIARYLLEQGAQVNRRSAKGNTALHDCAESGSLEILQLLLGCNARMERDGYGMTPLLAASVTGHTNIVEYLIQEQPAGEEARPGLAREGPSAGVACAQPQGARCGSSSPEESLSEESYESCCPTSREAAVEALELLGATYVDKKRDLLGALKHWRRAMELRHQGGAYLPKPEPSQLVLAYDYSREVNTAEELEALITDPDEMRMQALLIRERILGPSHPDTSYYIRYRGAVYADSGNFERCIRLWKYALDMQQNNLEPLSPMTASSFLSFAELFSYVLQDRSAKGSLGTPVGFADLMGVLCKGVREVERALQLPKEPGDSAQFTKALAIILHLLYLLEKVECTPDQEHLKHQKVYRLLKCAPRGKNGFTPLHMAVDAETTNVGRYPVGRFPSLQVVKVLLDCGADPDSRDFDNNTPLHIAAQNNCPGIMNALIEAGAHMDATNAFKKTAYELLDEKLLAKSTIQPFNYVTLQCLAARALDKNKIPYKGFIPEELEAFIELH, via the coding sequence ATGGACCTCCACACCGCCGTGTACAACGCCGCCCGCGACGGCAAGCTGCAGCTGCTTCAGAAGCTGCTCAGCGGCCGGAGCCGGGAGGAGCTGGAAGAGCTGACGGGCGAGGTGGCCAGCGGGGGGACGCCGCTGCTCATCGCCGCCCGTTACGGCCATTTGGACGTGGTCGAGTACCTGGTGGACCGGTGCGGCGCGAGCGTGGAGGCGGGCGGCTCGGTGCACTTCGATGGCGAGACCATCGAGGGTGCTCCGCCGCTGTGGGCCGCCTCGGCCGCCGGCCACCTGGACGTGGTGCGGAGCCTGCTGCGCCGTGGGGCCTCGGTGAACCGCACCACGCGCACCAACTCGACGCCCCTGCGCGCCGCCTGCTTCGATGGGCACCTGGAGGTGGTGCGCTACTTGGTGGGCGAGCACCAGGCCGACCTGGAGGTGGCCAACCGGCACGGTCACACGTGCCTCATGATCTCCTGTTACAAGGGTCACCGCGAGATCGCCCGCTACCTGCTAGAGCAGGGCGCCCAGGTGAACCGGCGCAGCGCCAAAGGCAACACGGCCCTGCACGACTGCGCCGAGTCCGGCAGCCTGGAGATCCTGCAGCTGCTGCTCGGGTGCAACGCCCGCATGGAGCGGGACGGCTACGGCATGACCCCGCTGCTGGCGGCCAGCGTGACGGGCCACACCAACATCGTGGAGTACCTCATCCAGGAGCAGCCCGCTGGGGAGGAAGCGAGGCCGGGGCTGGCCCGAGAAGGCCCCTCCGCCGGCGTGGCGTGCGCGCAGCCCCAGGGCGCCCGCTGCGGCAGCTCCTCCCCAGAGGAATCCCTGAGTGAGGAATCGTACGAGAGCTGCTGCCCCACCAGCCGGGAAGCCGCCGTGGAAGCCTTGGAGTTGCTGGGAGCCACCTACGTGGATAAGAAGCGAGATCTGCTCGGGGCCCTGAAACACTGGAGACGGGCCATGGAGCTTCGTCACCAGGGGGGCGCGTATCTGCCCAAACCCGAGCCCTCGCAGCTGGTCCTCGCCTATGACTATTCCAGGGAGGTGAACACCGCCGAGGAATTGGAGGCGCTTATCACCGACCCGGATGAGATGCGCATGCAGGCCTTGTTGATCCGAGAGCGCATCCTGGGTCCCTCCCACCCAGACACTTCCTACTATATTCGGTACCGGGGTGCGGTGTACGCCGACTCGGGCAACTTCGAGCGCTGCATCCGCTTGTGGAAGTATGCCCTAGACATGCAGCAGAACAACCTCGAGCCTCTGAGCCCCATGACCGCCAGCAGCTTCCTCTCCTTTGCCGAACTTTTCTCCTACGTGCTCCAGGACCGCTCGGCCAAGGGCAGCCTGGGCACGCCAGTCGGCTTTGCAGACCTCATGGGGGTGCTGTGCAAAGGAGTCCGGGAAGTGGAGCGGGCTCTACAGCTGCCCAAGGAGCCCGGCGACTCGGCCCAGTTCACCAAGGCCCTGGCCATCATCCTCCACCTGCTCTACCTGCTGGAGAAGGTGGAGTGCACGCCTGACCAGGAGCACCTGAAGCACCAGAAGGTCTACCGGCTGCTCAAGTGCGCCCCCCGCGGCAAGAACGGCTTCACCCCTCTGCACATGGCCGTGGACGCGGAGACCACGAACGTGGGCCGCTACCCGGTGGGCAGGTTCCCCTCCCTCCAGGTGGTCAAGGTGCTGCTCGACTGCGGGGCCGACCCAGACAGCCGGGACTTTGACAACAACACCCCGCTGCACATCGCGGCGCAGAACAACTGCCCGGGGATCATGAACGCCCTGATCGAGGCGGGGGCCCACATGGACGCCACCAACGCCTTCAAGAAGACAGCCTACGAGCTGCTGGACGAGAAGCTGCTAGCCAAGAGCACCATTCAGCCTTTCAACTACGTGACCCTGCAGTGCCTTGCGGCCCGCGCCCTGGACAAGAACAAGATCCCCTACAAGGGTTTCATCCCCGAGGAGCTGGAGGCTTTCATCGAGCTGCACTAA